One Nitrospinota bacterium DNA window includes the following coding sequences:
- a CDS encoding bifunctional DNA primase/polymerase, with product MISNTTPYQAAESYLERGWFPIDVEYKTKNPEGEHWQNRRISKENIHTRFNKKEQNVGILLGISNGLIDVDLDCPEAVELAPFFLPPTHLKGGRGERPNSHWFYCCPNFKTMQFSHGKKEDDDGMIVEIRGITSSGTPQQTLVYPSVHPSGDKYIWNESGNPAPIEQEVLIKKVKQLAAASLLARHWPVLGARNNTAMALAGTLLRSEFKDQEWVVDFMEKVGKAGGGSPIPGCYKQIVEDTSRKLDEGQQVTGFPTLKRFIGSDAVADKFRDWMGLKNTGPSFSELVEQIDDLSEESIPSDIQNIIDQMVSTQLTPIEEEDLLQRIKRATKRSIKALRDSLRETSNSCDQSGDIGMDIAEQTLVQHFAGGEHLIRAADKSFWKYTGTHWERATDEQVKKLILELVQQNVDPSLISYSHAADQALSLLKAKQAKEGDPLRFTKEPKPIINVINGELSVDGNGNVELREHRADSFLTYCLDVKYDPDATCPIYDEALLGIFSNAKSDSEESRAIPVEMSRHWNEFMGYAIQPHRDIPSFWLLRGGGDNGKTMLIKVLIELMGSSSVYSGRINELERNPYGTGELAGKLIFYDDDVRTGTRLPDGILKQMSESKLMSGQLKFINSFEFVCVALPVLLCNNFPSVADLSYGFRRRAHVIPFDRIFRNGVDKDPTLFSRIKKDEMSGILNRSLEGLKRVRERGEFLEPSPCLREKYIFLAHANPLENFIQTECWQNKEDKTCKQDIKGFFEAFETWCNDNRIKKYPTRILVSRAVSHLV from the coding sequence ATGATATCTAACACCACTCCATATCAAGCCGCTGAATCCTATCTAGAACGAGGGTGGTTTCCTATAGATGTAGAATATAAAACGAAAAATCCTGAGGGTGAACACTGGCAAAATCGACGCATTTCAAAAGAAAATATTCATACAAGATTCAATAAAAAAGAACAAAATGTTGGAATCCTCTTGGGGATATCAAACGGTCTAATTGACGTGGACCTGGACTGTCCAGAAGCAGTTGAGCTCGCCCCTTTTTTCTTGCCACCGACCCATTTAAAGGGGGGCAGGGGTGAAAGACCCAATTCTCACTGGTTTTACTGTTGTCCAAATTTTAAAACCATGCAGTTTTCCCATGGGAAGAAAGAAGACGACGACGGAATGATTGTCGAGATCAGAGGCATAACCAGCTCTGGAACTCCTCAACAAACCTTAGTCTATCCCTCCGTTCATCCATCCGGAGACAAATACATTTGGAACGAATCCGGTAATCCAGCTCCAATTGAACAAGAGGTCTTAATCAAAAAAGTAAAACAATTAGCAGCCGCGTCTCTGCTTGCGCGTCACTGGCCCGTTTTGGGGGCACGCAATAACACTGCGATGGCTTTGGCTGGGACCCTTTTAAGAAGCGAATTTAAAGACCAGGAGTGGGTCGTTGATTTTATGGAGAAGGTTGGAAAAGCCGGAGGGGGAAGCCCTATTCCGGGATGCTACAAACAAATTGTCGAGGATACCTCCAGAAAACTGGATGAAGGGCAACAGGTTACAGGCTTTCCAACGTTAAAGAGGTTCATTGGAAGTGATGCTGTCGCAGATAAGTTCCGAGATTGGATGGGTCTAAAAAACACTGGACCTTCTTTCTCTGAGTTAGTGGAGCAAATTGATGACCTTTCTGAGGAGTCTATACCCAGCGATATACAGAATATTATCGACCAGATGGTTTCGACCCAATTGACTCCTATTGAAGAAGAAGACTTATTGCAGAGGATAAAGAGAGCCACAAAGCGCTCGATCAAGGCTTTACGAGATTCTTTAAGGGAAACTTCAAACAGCTGTGACCAATCAGGTGATATCGGAATGGACATTGCCGAACAAACTTTGGTACAGCATTTCGCGGGGGGTGAGCACCTGATACGAGCTGCCGACAAATCTTTCTGGAAATATACTGGGACGCACTGGGAAAGAGCCACCGATGAACAGGTTAAAAAACTCATCCTGGAACTTGTTCAACAAAATGTTGATCCCTCACTCATAAGCTATTCGCACGCTGCTGATCAAGCATTATCACTTTTGAAGGCAAAGCAAGCCAAAGAAGGCGATCCGTTAAGGTTCACGAAAGAACCTAAGCCGATAATAAATGTTATTAACGGAGAGTTATCGGTTGATGGAAATGGAAATGTAGAGTTGCGTGAACATCGTGCAGATTCATTTTTAACTTATTGCTTGGACGTAAAATACGACCCAGATGCAACTTGTCCGATTTATGACGAAGCCTTACTTGGTATTTTTTCAAACGCTAAAAGCGATTCAGAGGAATCAAGAGCTATTCCCGTTGAAATGTCACGTCATTGGAATGAATTCATGGGTTATGCCATTCAACCTCATCGCGATATTCCTTCTTTTTGGTTATTAAGGGGAGGCGGAGATAATGGGAAAACTATGTTAATCAAGGTACTAATCGAGCTCATGGGAAGTTCATCGGTTTATTCTGGTCGAATCAACGAGTTGGAGAGGAACCCATATGGGACAGGAGAACTGGCCGGGAAACTGATATTTTATGACGATGATGTTAGAACTGGTACCCGGCTCCCTGATGGTATCCTCAAGCAAATGAGCGAATCAAAACTGATGTCAGGGCAACTCAAATTTATTAATTCGTTTGAATTTGTTTGTGTCGCTCTTCCAGTTTTATTATGCAATAACTTTCCTTCTGTAGCTGACTTAAGTTACGGTTTTCGAAGGCGGGCACATGTAATCCCCTTCGACAGAATTTTCAGGAATGGGGTCGATAAAGACCCAACTCTGTTTTCTCGAATTAAGAAAGATGAAATGAGTGGGATTTTAAACCGGTCCTTGGAGGGGTTGAAACGAGTCCGAGAGCGAGGAGAATTTTTAGAGCCTTCTCCCTGTCTCAGGGAAAAATACATATTTTTAGCTCACGCAAACCCCTTGGAAAACTTTATACAAACCGAGTGCTGGCAGAATAAAGAAGACAAAACCTGCAAACAGGATATTAAAGGCTTCTTTGAAGCTTTTGAGACTTGGTGCAATGATAATCGAATTAAAAAATATCCCACACGCATTCTAGTGTCCCGTGCGGTTAGTCATTTAGTTTAA